One window of Saccharopolyspora phatthalungensis genomic DNA carries:
- a CDS encoding metal-sulfur cluster assembly factor produces MSDEAPVRETDVARSAEALPEQSAPAAEVAALEDVEEALRDVVDPELGINVVDLGLVYDIRVEQDNTATVDMTLTSAACPLTDVIEDQARAALTTGPGGGLVNDFRINWVWMPPWGPEKITEEGREQLRALGFTV; encoded by the coding sequence ATGAGCGACGAAGCCCCGGTGCGGGAAACCGACGTGGCCCGCAGCGCCGAGGCGCTGCCCGAGCAGTCCGCGCCGGCCGCCGAGGTGGCTGCGCTGGAAGACGTCGAGGAAGCCCTGCGCGACGTCGTCGACCCGGAGTTGGGAATCAACGTCGTCGACCTCGGCTTGGTCTACGACATTCGTGTCGAGCAGGACAACACCGCGACCGTCGACATGACGTTGACCTCGGCCGCCTGCCCGTTGACCGACGTCATCGAGGACCAGGCGCGCGCCGCGCTGACCACCGGCCCCGGCGGTGGCCTGGTCAACGACTTCCGCATCAACTGGGTGTGGATGCCGCCGTGGGGCCCGGAGAAGATCACCGAAGAGGGCCGCGAGCAGCTCCGGGCGCTGGGCTTCACGGTCTAA
- a CDS encoding cysteine desulfurase yields MTVQPPRTSGASTAGAKDRATPLDVAAIRADFPILGRTIRDGRRLVYLDSGATSQRPRQVLDAERSFLENSNAAVHRGAHQLAEEATDAYEGARDRIARFVGVEADEVVFTKNATEGVNLVAYAMSNAATSGAEAERFRLGPGDEVVVTEMEHHANLVPWQQLCERTGATLRWFGVTDDGRLDLSDVDGVITDRAKVVAFAHQSNVLGTVNPAERIVSRAHEVGALVVLDACQSVPHAPVDFKALGVDFAVFSGHKMLGPSGVGVLYGRRELLAAMPPFLTGGSMIELVHMERSSFAAPPQRFEAGVPMTSQAVGLGAAVDYLRAIGMDHVAEHERQLTELALRELSVIDGVRIIGPTSTEHRGGAVSFVIDGVHPHDAGQVLDDQGVEVRVGHHCAWPLHRRMGIPATVRASFYLYNELDEVKALVDAVREAQRFFGVA; encoded by the coding sequence ATGACCGTTCAGCCTCCTCGCACTTCGGGTGCGAGCACCGCAGGCGCCAAGGACCGGGCTACGCCCCTGGACGTGGCGGCGATTCGCGCTGACTTCCCGATCCTGGGACGCACCATCCGCGACGGGCGACGCTTGGTGTATCTGGATTCCGGGGCGACCTCGCAGCGGCCGCGCCAGGTGCTCGATGCGGAGCGCTCCTTCCTGGAGAACTCCAACGCGGCCGTACACCGCGGCGCGCACCAGCTTGCCGAGGAGGCCACGGACGCCTACGAGGGCGCGCGGGACCGGATCGCCCGCTTCGTCGGGGTCGAGGCCGACGAGGTGGTGTTCACCAAGAACGCCACCGAGGGCGTCAACCTGGTCGCCTATGCCATGAGCAACGCCGCCACGTCCGGGGCGGAGGCCGAACGCTTCCGCCTCGGGCCGGGCGACGAAGTGGTGGTGACCGAAATGGAGCATCACGCGAATCTGGTGCCGTGGCAGCAGTTGTGCGAGCGCACCGGTGCCACGCTGCGCTGGTTCGGGGTGACCGACGATGGCCGCCTCGATCTGTCCGATGTGGACGGTGTGATCACCGATCGGGCGAAGGTGGTTGCCTTCGCCCACCAGTCCAACGTGCTGGGCACGGTGAACCCCGCCGAGCGGATCGTCTCGCGGGCGCACGAGGTCGGCGCGCTGGTGGTCCTGGACGCCTGCCAGTCGGTGCCGCACGCGCCGGTCGACTTCAAGGCGCTGGGCGTCGACTTCGCGGTGTTCTCTGGGCACAAGATGCTTGGGCCCTCCGGGGTCGGCGTGCTCTACGGGCGCCGCGAGCTGCTGGCCGCGATGCCTCCGTTCCTCACAGGCGGCTCGATGATCGAGCTGGTGCACATGGAACGCTCCTCGTTCGCCGCGCCGCCGCAGCGGTTCGAGGCGGGCGTGCCGATGACCTCCCAGGCCGTGGGCCTGGGTGCGGCGGTCGACTACCTGAGGGCGATCGGCATGGACCACGTCGCCGAGCACGAGCGGCAGCTCACCGAGCTCGCACTGCGGGAACTGTCGGTGATCGACGGGGTGCGCATCATCGGGCCGACCAGCACCGAGCACCGCGGCGGCGCGGTATCGTTCGTGATCGACGGGGTGCACCCGCACGACGCCGGTCAGGTGCTGGACGACCAGGGCGTCGAGGTCCGCGTCGGACACCACTGCGCATGGCCGCTGCACCGCCGGATGGGAATTCCGGCGACCGTGCGGGCGTCGTTCTACCTGTACAACGAACTGGACGAGGTCAAGGCGTTGGTGGATGCGGTGCGCGAGGCGCAGCGTTTCTTCGGGGTGGCTTGA
- a CDS encoding deoxyguanosinetriphosphate triphosphohydrolase family protein, which produces MQDDQPTRTSRRSGRSGRHKAPGDLAASPFRADRDRVASSAFFARLGGVTQVVSPSGSGLLLHNRLTHSLKVAQVARAIAERLMANTDNVSRLDRLGGCDLDVVEAAGLGHDLGHPPFGHLGESVLDRLARHRFALPDGFEGNAQTYRVVTRIDVRGNEGDGLDLTAAVRAALLKYPWTRLSRPQPHPRHLPAPPRGASEPDDQPGTGSAKFSCYSTEIDDMIDARAAFRGMLEDWQQTVEASIMDTADDIAYAIHDLEDFHRVGILQHTSVSHELAEWLGHAVEFAGCSEADLAGDGLRPGCSLERLRRRLHAKDGWIADDEAFVSAVKKVVANLVNKLLEVPFDRSQLAEQAISAFSGEWTQRLVEGIQVEERPNTRSGHVALAIEQWHEVQVLKFVHRRFVLQRPDLALHQRGQDRLLSKLVEALDNWLIDRSEAARLPHRLRDLFDRARAEFAQLRSDDPELLLGPDASEPADAERLELMARGRAVIDFVASLTDDQAAALLEALSGRTTQLWNDTFVL; this is translated from the coding sequence ATGCAGGATGACCAGCCAACCCGGACCAGTCGCCGCAGCGGACGCTCCGGCCGCCACAAGGCCCCCGGTGACCTCGCCGCGAGCCCGTTCCGCGCGGACCGCGACCGGGTGGCCAGCTCCGCGTTCTTCGCCCGGCTCGGCGGCGTGACGCAGGTCGTCAGCCCCAGCGGTTCCGGGCTGCTGCTGCACAACCGGCTGACCCACAGCCTGAAGGTCGCGCAGGTCGCGCGGGCGATCGCCGAGCGGCTGATGGCCAACACCGACAACGTGTCGCGGCTGGACCGCCTCGGCGGTTGCGATCTGGATGTGGTGGAGGCCGCCGGGCTCGGCCACGACCTCGGCCACCCGCCGTTCGGTCACCTCGGCGAAAGCGTGCTGGACCGGCTGGCGCGGCACCGGTTCGCGCTGCCCGACGGGTTCGAGGGCAACGCGCAGACCTACCGCGTCGTCACCCGCATCGACGTGCGCGGGAACGAGGGTGACGGCCTGGACCTGACCGCGGCCGTGCGGGCTGCGCTGCTGAAGTACCCGTGGACCCGGTTGTCCCGCCCGCAACCGCACCCCCGGCACCTGCCCGCGCCGCCGCGCGGCGCGTCCGAACCGGACGACCAGCCGGGCACCGGATCGGCCAAGTTTTCCTGCTACAGCACCGAAATTGACGACATGATCGACGCCCGCGCGGCGTTTCGGGGGATGCTCGAAGACTGGCAGCAGACCGTCGAGGCGTCGATCATGGACACCGCCGACGACATCGCCTACGCGATCCACGATCTGGAGGACTTCCACCGCGTCGGGATCCTCCAGCACACCAGCGTCTCGCACGAGCTGGCCGAATGGCTCGGGCACGCCGTCGAGTTCGCTGGGTGCTCCGAGGCCGACCTCGCCGGCGACGGGCTGCGCCCCGGCTGCTCGCTGGAGCGGCTGCGCCGCCGGCTGCACGCCAAGGACGGCTGGATCGCCGATGACGAGGCATTCGTCAGCGCGGTCAAGAAGGTCGTCGCCAACCTGGTCAACAAGCTGCTCGAAGTGCCCTTCGACCGGTCCCAGCTCGCCGAGCAGGCGATCTCGGCGTTCTCCGGGGAGTGGACGCAGCGACTGGTGGAAGGCATCCAGGTCGAGGAACGCCCGAACACGCGATCCGGGCACGTCGCGCTGGCGATCGAGCAGTGGCACGAGGTGCAGGTGCTGAAGTTCGTGCACCGCCGGTTCGTGCTCCAGCGTCCCGACCTGGCGCTGCACCAGCGCGGCCAGGACCGGCTGCTGAGCAAACTCGTCGAGGCGCTGGACAACTGGCTGATCGACCGCAGTGAGGCCGCCAGACTGCCGCACCGGTTGCGGGACCTGTTCGACCGGGCCCGCGCCGAGTTCGCCCAGTTGCGTAGCGACGACCCGGAACTGCTGCTGGGACCGGACGCGTCGGAGCCGGCCGATGCCGAACGCCTGGAGTTGATGGCGCGCGGGCGGGCCGTGATCGACTTCGTCGCCTCGCTCACCGACGACCAGGCCGCCGCGCTGCTGGAGGCCCTGTCGGGCCGGACCACGCAGCTGTGGAACGACACCTTCGTGCTGTGA
- a CDS encoding GGDEF domain-containing protein yields the protein MNPGNIDSVLALVDEVRFAFQPLINIKTGAIVAVEALARPAGTHVHDLFREAARQRRLTELDVELATAALTSAAEHESLLPLHLNIFGGTIIHDLPRLDLVREKLREIGRREQEVTLEIGPPFARLKPHQLLAGVEKLRAHGFQISLDGVGEGDVPLTLIADIGPALVKLDRAVVEGLPDSSARLAVVESVRHLCESTESQLVAEGVENERQLTALRRHGIRLVQGNLLAPAARRPPTASTVPGVAAEVTDPHGPAISTLATGPRVTEFLSPATLLPIDATADKVRGVLADHPEISGVVLVDDQNRPRWTIDRNRFLLAVTGPYGHALHARRPASRLADEPRMVNTATTALEALSLVTRSDQYRMYDDAIVVDESGHCLGAVRAGDLIRGMAELKVEEAAALNPLTRLPGSDAIARDVARRIAAGDIFAVSWLDIDGFKAVNDTAGFSAGDDLIRAIGRSLTDAATALGSVQVGHVGGDDFLLVADLDDLVALAEMVLDPSRSAGEVDVSLSLATLVCTHSTVTSYDEVSSKLAPLKQHAKSLIGSSWVMSRPGSDRVEVLRGRQAGAPPPTPPGFPTHDPEMPGHSW from the coding sequence ATGAACCCGGGCAACATCGACTCCGTGCTTGCGCTGGTTGACGAAGTGCGCTTCGCGTTCCAGCCATTGATCAACATTAAGACCGGTGCCATCGTCGCGGTCGAGGCTTTGGCCCGGCCGGCGGGCACGCACGTCCACGACCTCTTCCGGGAGGCGGCCCGGCAGCGGCGGCTGACCGAACTGGACGTCGAACTCGCCACGGCCGCGTTGACCTCGGCGGCGGAGCACGAATCCCTGCTGCCCCTGCACCTGAACATCTTCGGCGGCACGATCATCCACGACCTCCCCCGGCTCGACCTGGTGCGCGAAAAGCTCCGCGAGATCGGTCGCCGGGAGCAAGAAGTGACGCTGGAGATCGGTCCCCCGTTCGCCCGGCTGAAGCCCCACCAGCTGCTCGCCGGAGTGGAGAAGCTGCGCGCCCACGGATTCCAGATCTCCCTCGACGGCGTGGGCGAAGGCGACGTGCCGCTGACCTTGATCGCCGACATCGGGCCCGCCCTCGTCAAACTGGACCGAGCCGTGGTCGAGGGCCTGCCGGACAGCTCCGCCCGGCTCGCGGTGGTGGAGTCCGTCCGCCACCTCTGCGAGTCGACCGAAAGCCAATTGGTCGCCGAAGGCGTGGAAAACGAACGCCAGCTGACCGCGCTGCGCCGCCACGGAATCCGCCTGGTGCAGGGCAACCTGCTCGCCCCCGCGGCCCGGCGGCCCCCGACGGCGAGCACCGTGCCGGGCGTGGCGGCGGAGGTGACCGACCCACACGGGCCGGCGATCAGCACGCTGGCGACCGGACCCCGCGTGACGGAATTCCTCTCCCCGGCGACGCTGCTGCCGATCGACGCCACCGCGGACAAGGTGCGCGGCGTGCTGGCCGACCACCCGGAGATCAGCGGCGTGGTGCTGGTCGACGACCAGAACCGGCCCCGGTGGACCATCGACCGCAACCGGTTCCTGCTGGCCGTGACCGGACCCTACGGGCACGCGCTGCATGCCAGGCGCCCGGCGTCGCGGCTGGCCGACGAGCCGCGCATGGTCAACACGGCGACCACGGCGTTGGAAGCGCTGAGCCTGGTGACCCGCTCGGATCAGTACCGGATGTACGACGACGCGATCGTGGTCGACGAGTCCGGTCACTGCCTGGGCGCGGTCCGGGCCGGGGACTTGATCCGCGGCATGGCGGAGCTGAAGGTGGAGGAGGCGGCAGCGCTGAACCCGCTGACCCGGCTGCCGGGCAGCGACGCGATCGCTCGCGACGTCGCCCGCCGGATCGCCGCCGGCGACATCTTCGCGGTGAGCTGGCTGGACATCGACGGCTTCAAGGCGGTCAACGACACGGCCGGGTTCTCGGCCGGCGACGACCTGATCCGCGCGATCGGCCGCAGCCTCACCGACGCGGCGACGGCGCTGGGCTCGGTGCAGGTCGGCCACGTCGGCGGCGACGACTTCCTGCTGGTGGCCGACCTCGACGACCTGGTGGCGCTGGCCGAAATGGTGCTCGACCCGTCGCGCTCGGCGGGCGAGGTCGACGTGAGCCTGTCGCTGGCGACCCTGGTGTGCACGCACAGCACGGTCACCAGCTACGACGAGGTCTCCAGCAAGCTGGCGCCGCTGAAGCAGCACGCCAAGTCGCTGATCGGTTCGAGCTGGGTCATGTCGCGGCCGGGTTCGGACCGCGTCGAGGTGCTTCGCGGTCGGCAAGCGGGTGCTCCCCCGCCGACCCCGCCGGGCTTCCCGACACACGACCCGGAAATGCCGGGCCACTCCTGGTGA
- a CDS encoding lycopene cyclase family protein, translating into MDVVVVGGGPAGRAAAAACSDTGLRVTLVDPAPRRGWPHTYGAWHDELPASVPSTALAAVQRRMSVHGTGGHEWQRPYAVLDNTALWKRLWRADVVEVTGRAMAAEHGPTGSTVVLKDGRRIAAAVVVDATGAARALCGGRPAHAPAQQSAVGWVVNAAAAEPFCGPDTGVFMDWRPAPQTRGGWPTFLYAVHLGPDRVLLEETSLARRPALPLALLRRRLAGRLAAAGLGERERIDEERVRFPVDDPLPRPGRVIPFGAAAGFVHPATGFSVAASLRSAPWLAATISAALPAGPAVAARAGWSILWPTRAVTAHVLRHRALQALLSLPPELVPEFFETFFRLDEPHRRAFLASDGGAAETAAAMSALFRNAPWRIRRRLVLGSLSIGHPAARHGLGGS; encoded by the coding sequence GTGGATGTCGTTGTCGTTGGCGGCGGGCCGGCCGGTCGTGCGGCGGCGGCTGCCTGCAGCGATACGGGCCTGCGGGTGACACTGGTCGATCCGGCTCCACGCCGCGGCTGGCCGCACACGTACGGCGCCTGGCACGACGAGTTGCCCGCCTCGGTGCCATCGACGGCCCTGGCGGCGGTCCAGCGGCGGATGTCGGTGCACGGCACCGGCGGGCACGAATGGCAGCGGCCGTACGCGGTGCTGGACAACACCGCTCTGTGGAAGCGTCTTTGGCGCGCCGACGTCGTCGAGGTGACCGGGCGTGCGATGGCCGCTGAGCACGGGCCGACCGGATCAACAGTGGTGCTGAAGGACGGTCGGCGGATCGCGGCGGCTGTAGTGGTCGATGCGACCGGCGCCGCGCGGGCACTATGCGGCGGCCGCCCGGCGCACGCTCCGGCGCAGCAGTCGGCGGTCGGCTGGGTCGTCAACGCCGCGGCGGCGGAACCGTTCTGCGGCCCGGATACCGGGGTGTTCATGGACTGGCGTCCGGCTCCGCAGACGCGCGGCGGTTGGCCGACGTTCCTCTACGCGGTCCACCTCGGCCCGGACCGGGTTCTGCTGGAAGAGACTTCGCTCGCGCGCCGCCCGGCACTGCCGCTGGCGTTGCTGCGCAGGCGGCTGGCCGGGCGGCTCGCCGCGGCCGGGCTGGGCGAGCGGGAACGGATCGACGAGGAGCGGGTGCGGTTCCCAGTGGACGATCCGCTCCCGAGGCCAGGGCGGGTGATTCCCTTCGGCGCGGCGGCGGGCTTCGTGCACCCGGCGACCGGTTTCAGCGTGGCGGCGTCCCTGCGAAGCGCGCCGTGGCTGGCGGCCACGATCAGCGCCGCGCTTCCCGCCGGCCCGGCGGTCGCGGCTCGGGCCGGCTGGTCCATCCTGTGGCCGACGCGCGCGGTGACCGCGCACGTGCTGCGGCACCGGGCACTGCAAGCCCTGCTGTCGCTGCCCCCGGAGCTCGTGCCGGAGTTCTTCGAAACGTTCTTCCGGCTGGACGAGCCGCACCGGCGGGCGTTCCTGGCTTCTGACGGCGGCGCGGCCGAAACGGCCGCGGCGATGTCTGCGCTGTTTCGCAACGCGCCGTGGCGGATCCGCCGGCGATTGGTGCTCGGCAGCCTTTCGATCGGACACCCGGCGGCCCGGCACGGCCTCGGCGGTAGCTGA
- the sufU gene encoding Fe-S cluster assembly sulfur transfer protein SufU, which produces MQLEQMYQEIILDHYRKPHRHGLREPFDAESFQVNPTCGDEVTLRVRLTGTDADAMIDDVSYAVQGCSISQASVSVLTDLVVGKPLREAMTTEAAFSELMHGRGKIEPDEDLLEDGIAFAGVAKYPMRVKCALLGWMAFKDAVSRVVVEEEAS; this is translated from the coding sequence ATGCAGCTTGAGCAGATGTACCAGGAGATCATCCTGGACCACTACCGCAAACCGCATCGCCACGGCCTGCGGGAGCCGTTCGACGCCGAGTCGTTCCAGGTGAACCCCACCTGCGGCGACGAGGTGACCCTGCGGGTGCGGTTGACCGGCACGGATGCCGACGCGATGATCGACGACGTCTCCTATGCGGTACAGGGCTGCTCGATCAGCCAGGCTTCCGTGTCGGTGCTCACCGACCTGGTGGTCGGCAAGCCGCTGCGCGAGGCGATGACCACCGAGGCGGCGTTCAGCGAGCTGATGCACGGCCGCGGCAAGATCGAGCCGGACGAGGACTTATTGGAGGACGGCATCGCGTTCGCGGGTGTGGCGAAGTACCCCATGCGCGTCAAGTGCGCGTTGTTGGGTTGGATGGCATTCAAAGACGCGGTGTCGCGCGTAGTTGTCGAGGAGGAGGCGTCATGA
- a CDS encoding acVLRF1 family peptidyl-tRNA hydrolase, producing the protein MSRVRRLAGGGRAVEVAPERVAGWFDRFAASHGGAVRTVLGAQRVEVQAEDGSLAAVDVPFEPLPPPHGEQPGLAVRALVEHVRRPRRIGLVLVRLGAHSVGIAYGGKVEQSATDRHLVHGRNKAGGWSQQRFARRREGQSRRSLEAAADAVARVLLPLRDQLDAVVLGGDKHALDSLRADNRLAELLAGAQPRVLAVPEPRRAVLDDAARRAVAVEIEVHDPDPPVGPGPGCWADRV; encoded by the coding sequence GTGAGCCGGGTTCGTCGGCTCGCGGGCGGCGGGCGCGCGGTCGAAGTGGCCCCGGAACGGGTGGCGGGCTGGTTCGACCGCTTCGCCGCGTCCCACGGCGGCGCGGTGCGCACCGTCCTGGGAGCCCAGCGGGTCGAGGTGCAGGCCGAAGACGGTTCGCTGGCAGCGGTCGACGTGCCGTTCGAACCGCTGCCGCCGCCGCACGGCGAGCAGCCGGGGCTGGCGGTGCGGGCGTTGGTCGAGCACGTGCGCCGACCGCGCAGGATCGGCTTGGTGCTGGTGCGGCTCGGCGCGCACAGCGTGGGCATCGCTTACGGGGGCAAGGTCGAGCAATCCGCCACCGATCGCCACTTGGTGCATGGCCGGAACAAAGCGGGCGGCTGGTCGCAGCAGCGCTTCGCCCGCCGCCGAGAAGGCCAGTCGCGGCGATCGCTGGAGGCCGCCGCCGACGCTGTCGCCCGCGTGCTGCTGCCCCTGCGCGATCAGCTGGATGCCGTGGTACTCGGCGGCGACAAGCACGCGTTGGATTCGCTGCGGGCGGACAACAGGCTGGCCGAGCTGCTGGCTGGTGCCCAACCGCGGGTGCTCGCCGTGCCCGAACCGCGTCGAGCGGTGCTCGACGACGCCGCCCGGCGAGCGGTCGCGGTCGAGATCGAGGTGCACGACCCTGACCCGCCAGTAGGGCCCGGGCCGGGGTGCTGGGCCGACCGGGTGTGA
- a CDS encoding ABC-F family ATP-binding cassette domain-containing protein encodes MISATGLELRAGSRILLSDATLRVQPGDRIGLVGRNGAGKTTTLRVLAGEGQPYAGDVARRGELGYLPQDPREGDLTVSAKDRVLSARGLDQLIRDMEKAQTAMAELADDRERDKAIARYGRLEERFAARGGYAAESEAGRICSNLGLPDRVLNQPLRTLSGGQRRRVELARILFAASEAGPGGGSASTLLLDEPTNHLDADSINWLRDFLKNHDGGLVVISHDVELLAAVVNKVWFLDAIRGEADVYNMDWDRYQDARAADEKRRRRERANAEKKASALMAQADKMRAKATKAVAAQNMARRAEKLLAEAETEQAQERVAKIRFPEPAACGRTPLTADGLSKSYGSLEIFTGVDLAIDRGAKVVVLGLNGAGKTTLLRLLGGMERPDSGEVVPGHGLRIGYFAQEHETLDHDATVWANIRRAAPDTPEQQLRTLLGAFLFQGEQLQQPAGTLSGGEKTRLALASLVSSAANVLLLDEPTNNLDPASREQVLDALRSFAGAVVLVTHDPGAVQALEPERVILLPDGTEDHWSDDYLDLVQLA; translated from the coding sequence TTGATTTCTGCCACCGGCCTGGAACTGCGCGCCGGCTCCCGCATCCTGCTCTCCGACGCGACACTGCGTGTCCAGCCCGGCGACCGCATCGGCCTGGTCGGCCGCAACGGCGCGGGCAAGACCACCACGCTGCGCGTGCTTGCTGGCGAAGGTCAGCCCTACGCCGGTGACGTCGCACGCCGCGGCGAGCTCGGCTACCTCCCGCAGGACCCGCGAGAAGGCGACCTCACCGTGTCGGCCAAGGACCGGGTGCTCTCCGCGCGCGGTCTGGACCAGCTGATCCGCGACATGGAGAAGGCCCAGACCGCGATGGCCGAGCTGGCCGACGACCGCGAGCGGGACAAGGCGATCGCCCGCTACGGCCGGCTGGAAGAACGCTTCGCGGCCCGCGGTGGGTACGCCGCCGAGAGCGAGGCCGGGCGCATCTGCAGCAACCTCGGACTGCCCGACCGCGTGCTCAACCAGCCATTGCGCACGCTCTCCGGTGGTCAGCGCCGCCGGGTCGAGCTGGCCCGGATCCTGTTCGCCGCCTCCGAGGCCGGGCCCGGCGGCGGGTCGGCCAGCACGCTGCTGCTCGACGAGCCGACCAACCACCTCGACGCCGACTCGATCAACTGGCTTCGCGACTTCCTGAAGAATCACGACGGCGGCCTGGTGGTCATCAGCCACGACGTCGAGCTGCTGGCCGCCGTGGTCAACAAGGTGTGGTTCCTGGACGCCATCCGCGGCGAAGCCGATGTGTACAACATGGACTGGGACCGCTATCAGGACGCCCGCGCCGCCGACGAGAAGCGCCGCCGCCGCGAGCGCGCCAACGCCGAGAAGAAGGCATCGGCCTTGATGGCGCAGGCCGACAAGATGCGGGCCAAGGCGACCAAGGCGGTCGCCGCGCAGAACATGGCCCGCCGGGCGGAGAAACTGCTGGCCGAGGCGGAAACCGAGCAGGCACAGGAGAGGGTCGCCAAGATCCGCTTCCCGGAACCGGCCGCGTGCGGCCGCACCCCGCTGACCGCCGACGGGCTGTCCAAATCCTACGGTTCACTGGAGATCTTCACCGGCGTGGACCTCGCCATCGACCGCGGCGCCAAGGTCGTCGTGCTCGGCCTCAACGGTGCGGGCAAGACGACCCTGCTGCGGCTGCTGGGCGGCATGGAGCGGCCCGACTCGGGCGAGGTCGTGCCTGGTCACGGGCTGCGCATCGGGTACTTCGCGCAGGAGCACGAAACCCTTGACCACGACGCGACGGTGTGGGCGAACATCCGCCGCGCCGCGCCGGACACCCCTGAGCAGCAGCTGCGCACGCTGCTCGGCGCGTTCCTGTTCCAGGGCGAGCAGCTTCAGCAGCCCGCCGGCACGCTCTCCGGCGGTGAAAAAACCCGGCTCGCGCTGGCCAGCCTGGTCTCCAGCGCGGCGAACGTGCTGCTGCTGGACGAGCCGACCAACAACCTCGACCCGGCCAGCCGGGAGCAGGTGCTCGACGCCCTGCGCAGCTTCGCGGGGGCGGTCGTGCTGGTCACACATGATCCGGGTGCGGTGCAGGCCCTCGAGCCCGAGCGGGTCATCCTGCTGCCCGACGGCACCGAGGACCACTGGTCGGACGACTACTTGGACCTCGTCCAGTTGGCCTAA
- a CDS encoding helix-turn-helix domain-containing protein, translating to MAELKKGARITGSARDKLASDLRKKYEKGASIRALAEATGRSYGFVHRVLSESGVQLRGRGGATRSKKK from the coding sequence GTGGCTGAGCTGAAGAAGGGTGCGCGCATTACAGGGAGCGCGCGTGACAAGCTTGCCAGTGACCTAAGAAAGAAGTACGAGAAGGGGGCGAGCATCCGCGCTCTGGCCGAGGCAACCGGCCGGTCCTACGGGTTCGTGCACCGCGTTTTGAGCGAATCAGGCGTGCAGTTGCGGGGCCGCGGGGGCGCGACGCGCTCGAAGAAGAAGTGA
- the sufC gene encoding Fe-S cluster assembly ATPase SufC: protein MATLEIKDLHGSVLTEDGAKPILNGVNLTVGSGEIHAIMGPNGSGKSTLAYAIAGHPKYRIDSGSVLLDGEDVLEMSVDERARAGLFLAMQYPVEVPGVSMSNFLRTAATAIRGEAPQIRKWVKEVKQAMSDLDIDPSFAERSVNEGFSGGEKKRHEILQLDLLGPKFAILDETDSGLDVDALRVVSEGVNRYTSKGDKGVLLITHYTRILKHITPDYVHVFADGRVVESGGAELADELEDKGYVRFTGKKEAAVQP, encoded by the coding sequence ATGGCCACCCTGGAGATCAAGGACCTGCACGGTTCGGTCCTCACCGAGGACGGCGCCAAGCCGATCCTCAACGGCGTCAACCTGACCGTCGGCTCGGGCGAGATCCACGCCATCATGGGCCCGAACGGCTCCGGCAAGTCGACCCTGGCCTACGCCATCGCCGGGCACCCGAAGTACCGGATCGACTCCGGTTCGGTGCTGCTGGACGGCGAGGACGTGCTGGAGATGAGCGTCGACGAGCGGGCTCGCGCCGGCCTGTTCCTCGCCATGCAGTACCCGGTCGAGGTGCCGGGCGTGTCGATGTCGAACTTCCTGCGCACCGCGGCGACCGCGATCCGCGGCGAGGCGCCGCAGATCCGCAAGTGGGTCAAGGAAGTCAAGCAGGCCATGTCGGACCTGGACATCGACCCGTCGTTCGCCGAGCGCAGCGTCAACGAGGGCTTCTCCGGTGGTGAGAAGAAGCGGCACGAGATCCTGCAGCTGGATCTGCTGGGCCCGAAGTTCGCGATTCTCGACGAGACCGACTCCGGCCTGGACGTCGACGCGCTGCGGGTCGTGTCCGAGGGCGTCAACCGCTACACCTCCAAGGGTGACAAGGGTGTCCTGCTGATCACCCACTACACCCGGATCCTCAAGCACATCACCCCCGACTACGTGCACGTCTTCGCCGACGGCAGGGTCGTGGAGTCCGGCGGCGCCGAACTCGCCGACGAGCTGGAGGACAAGGGGTACGTGCGCTTCACCGGCAAGAAGGAGGCAGCCGTCCAGCCATGA